Proteins from a genomic interval of Acanthopagrus latus isolate v.2019 chromosome 7, fAcaLat1.1, whole genome shotgun sequence:
- the dnajc5aa gene encoding dnaJ (Hsp40) homolog, subfamily C, member 5aa has translation MAEHQRQRSLSTAGESLYHVLGVEKVATGDDIKRSYRKLALKFHPDKNPDNPEAADKFKEINNAHAILNDPTKRNIYDKYGSLGLYVAEQFGEENVNTYFVLSSWWAKALFVFCGLATGCYFCCCLCCCCNCCCGKCKPRPREGQDQEFYVSPEDLEAQLQSDEREAGGDPIMLQPSATETTQLTSDGHHSYHTDTGFN, from the exons ATGGCAGAGCACCAGAGGCAGCGCTCTCTGTCCACCGCTGGTGAGTCTCTCTACCACGTGTTGGGAGTTGAGAAGGTGGCCACAGGTGATGACATCAAGAGATCTTACAG GAAACTGGCGTTGAAGTTCCACCCTGACAAGAATCCTGACAATCCAGAGGCAGCAGATAAGTTCAAGGAGATAAACAACGCCCATGCAATTCTGAACGACCCCACAAAGCGTAATATTTATGACAAATATGGTTCTCTGGGACTATATGTGGCCGAGCAGTTCGGAGAGGAGAATGTCAACACTTACTTTGTCCTTTCAAGCTGGTGGGCAAAG GCTCTGTTTGTATTCTGCGGCCTTGCCACCGGCTGCTACTTCTGTTgctgcctgtgctgctgctgtaactgcTGCTGTGGAAAATGTAAACCACGGCCTCGGGAGGGACAGGACCAGGAATTCTATGTGTCCCCTGAGGACCTGGAGGCTCAGTTGCAGTCTGACGAGAGAG aggCTGGGGGTGACCCTATAATGCTGCAACCATCAGCCACAGAGACGACCCAGTTGACATCAGATGGGCACCACTCCTATCACACCGACACCGGCTTCAACTAA
- the LOC119023130 gene encoding glucose-induced degradation protein 8-B homolog isoform X2 codes for MMSYAEKPEDITKEEWMDKLNNVHIQRADMNRLIMNYLVTEGFKEAAEKFRMESGIEPSVDLDSLDERIKIREMILKGQIQEAIALINSLHPELLDTNRYLYFHLQQQHLIELIRLRETESALEFAQTQLAEQGEESRECLTEMERTLALLAFDNPEESPFGDLLNMMQRQKVWSEVNQAVLDYENRESTPKLAKLLKLLLWAQNELDQKKVKYPKMTDLSTGTIEDPK; via the exons ATGATGAGTTATGCTGAAAAGCCAGAAGACATCACAAAAGAAGAGTGGatggacaaattaaacaatgttCACATACAGAGGGCGGACATGAATCGGCTCATTATGAATTACCTGGTGACAG AGGGTTTCAAAGAGGCTGCAGAGAAGTTTCGGATGGAGTCTGGGATCGAGCCAAGTGTGGACCTGGACTCTTTGGATGAAAGGATAAAGATTAGAGAGATGATCCTGAAGGGACAGATACAGGAAGCTATTGCACTTATCAACAGCTTACACCCAGAGCTGCTGGACACCAATCGATACTTGTATTTTCATCTGCAG CAGCAACATCTGATTGAGTTAATCAGGCTAAGGGAGACTGAGTCAGCGCTGGAGTTTGCCCAGACGCAGCTGGctgagcagggagaggagagccgCGAGTGtctgacagagatggagagaacaTTAGCCCTTCTGGCCTTTGACAACCCAGAAGAGTCACCCTTTGGAGACCTGCTCAACATGATGCAGCGGcaaaag GTGTGGAGTGAGGTGAACCAAGCTGTGCTGGACTATGAAAACAGGGAGTCAACGCCCAAACTGGCTAAACTCCTGAAGTTACTGCTGTGGGCACAGAATGAGCTGGACCAGAAGAAGGTGAAATATCCCAAAATGACTGACCTTAGCACGGGCACCATCGAGGATCCCAAGTGA
- the LOC119022195 gene encoding solute carrier family 17 member 9-like isoform X1, whose translation MADKHTSGDGRNDYIGSILDPKICSANACSEEEAEDPHLWPRPLARKWIPTLFMGTCLLLCARMVMPVCAVSMAASLNWSKIDTGLVLGGFFWGYCLTQILGGHASDKMGGERVLFMSATSWALITAATPLLGHMGSHTTALMTLARFLMGLLQGVFYPSLASLCSQRVVEGERGLLMSTMNAGGNLGMLLAGALASLLLDRYGWESVFYASGFLSGLWAFIVWRCFLKGEVAPKPIQLSRESQHVSLMRALRFLTVPSVWAMVFAHMCISSTSYTLLSWLPTYFEESFPHAKGWVYNIVPWFTAVPSGIGGGCLSDHLINQGYRVSYVRKFMQFLAMGASSVFILLLSGAVTFPSSLIFVCTAIGLCTFTSGGVTVNVQDLTPSCAGALFGFMNMCGAFMGLVVVSLSGYLIEVTQSWVTVFSLIVLINVTGLGVFLIFGDARRVDMDGHRKMDLS comes from the exons ATGGCTGACAAGCACACCTCAGGAGACGGCAGGAATGACTACATTGGTTCTATATTGGATCCTAAGATTTGCTCAGCTAATGCCTGTTctgaagaggaagcagaagacCCACACCTGTGGCCCAG ACCTCTGGCACGGAAATGGATCCCGACTCTCTTTATGGGAACCTGCCTGCTCCTCTGTGCCAGGATGGTCATGCCGGTCTGTGCAGTGTCCATGGCAGCCTCTCTGAACTGGAGTAAGATCGACACTGGGCTGGTACTGGGTGGATTCTTCTGGGGTTACTGTTTGACTCAGATCCTGGGAGGACATGCCAGTGACAA AATGGGAGGAGAGCGCGTCCTGTTCATGTCTGCAACCTCGTGGGCTCTCATCACAGCCGCTACGCCTCTGCTGGGCCACATGGGCTCTCACACCACCGCTCTCATGACTTTGGCCAGATTCCTGATGGGACTCCTGCAGG GTGTTTTCTACCCCTCCTTGGCCAGCCTTTGCTCCCAGCGTgtagtggagggagagagagggcttTTAATGAGCACCATGAACGCCGGAGGCAATCTCGG aaTGTTGTTAGCGGGCGCGTTGGCATCCCTGTTGCTGGACCGGTATGGCTGGGAAAGCGTGTTCTACGCTTCTGGTTTCCTGTCTGGCCTCTGGGCATTCATTGTTTGGAGGTGTTTCTTAAAAG GTGAAGTCGCCCCCAAACCGATACAGCTGAGTAGAGAATCTCAACATGTGTCACTGATGCGTGCTCTGAGGTTTCTGACGGTGCCATCTGTCTG gGCCATggtgtttgctcacatgtgcaTCTCCAGCACTTCCTACACTTTATTGTCATGGCTGCCAACATACTTTGAGGAATCGTTTCCACATGCCAAG GGATGGGTGTATAACATAGTTCCATGGTTTACTGCAGTCCCATCAGGAATTGGTGGAGGATGTCTTTCAGATCATCTCATTAACCAAG GATATCGTGTATCATATGTGAGAAAGTTTATGCAG TTCCTTGCCATGGGTGCATCGAGCGTGtttattctgctgctgtctggagCTGTCACATTTCCCTCAAGTTTGATTTTCGTCTGCACTGCGATTGGTCTGTGCACCTTCACCAGCGG tggcGTGACTGTGAATGTCCAGGATCTGACCCCATCATGTGCTGGTGCCCTCTTCG GTTTTATGAACATGTGTGGTGCTTTTATGG GACTGGTGGTGGTCTCCTTGTCGGGTTACCTGATTGAGGTCACGCAGTCGTGGGTCACCGTGTTCTCACTCATCGTTTTAATAAATGTCACAGGCCTCGGGGTTTTCCTCATCTTCGGAGATGCTCGTCGCGTTGACATGGACGGACACAGAAAGATGGACTTGTCTTGA
- the LOC119023130 gene encoding glucose-induced degradation protein 8-B homolog isoform X1, which produces MIPMMSYAEKPEDITKEEWMDKLNNVHIQRADMNRLIMNYLVTEGFKEAAEKFRMESGIEPSVDLDSLDERIKIREMILKGQIQEAIALINSLHPELLDTNRYLYFHLQQQHLIELIRLRETESALEFAQTQLAEQGEESRECLTEMERTLALLAFDNPEESPFGDLLNMMQRQKVWSEVNQAVLDYENRESTPKLAKLLKLLLWAQNELDQKKVKYPKMTDLSTGTIEDPK; this is translated from the exons AT GATCCCAATGATGAGTTATGCTGAAAAGCCAGAAGACATCACAAAAGAAGAGTGGatggacaaattaaacaatgttCACATACAGAGGGCGGACATGAATCGGCTCATTATGAATTACCTGGTGACAG AGGGTTTCAAAGAGGCTGCAGAGAAGTTTCGGATGGAGTCTGGGATCGAGCCAAGTGTGGACCTGGACTCTTTGGATGAAAGGATAAAGATTAGAGAGATGATCCTGAAGGGACAGATACAGGAAGCTATTGCACTTATCAACAGCTTACACCCAGAGCTGCTGGACACCAATCGATACTTGTATTTTCATCTGCAG CAGCAACATCTGATTGAGTTAATCAGGCTAAGGGAGACTGAGTCAGCGCTGGAGTTTGCCCAGACGCAGCTGGctgagcagggagaggagagccgCGAGTGtctgacagagatggagagaacaTTAGCCCTTCTGGCCTTTGACAACCCAGAAGAGTCACCCTTTGGAGACCTGCTCAACATGATGCAGCGGcaaaag GTGTGGAGTGAGGTGAACCAAGCTGTGCTGGACTATGAAAACAGGGAGTCAACGCCCAAACTGGCTAAACTCCTGAAGTTACTGCTGTGGGCACAGAATGAGCTGGACCAGAAGAAGGTGAAATATCCCAAAATGACTGACCTTAGCACGGGCACCATCGAGGATCCCAAGTGA
- the LOC119022195 gene encoding solute carrier family 17 member 9-like isoform X2: protein MGTCLLLCARMVMPVCAVSMAASLNWSKIDTGLVLGGFFWGYCLTQILGGHASDKMGGERVLFMSATSWALITAATPLLGHMGSHTTALMTLARFLMGLLQGVFYPSLASLCSQRVVEGERGLLMSTMNAGGNLGMLLAGALASLLLDRYGWESVFYASGFLSGLWAFIVWRCFLKGEVAPKPIQLSRESQHVSLMRALRFLTVPSVWAMVFAHMCISSTSYTLLSWLPTYFEESFPHAKGWVYNIVPWFTAVPSGIGGGCLSDHLINQGYRVSYVRKFMQFLAMGASSVFILLLSGAVTFPSSLIFVCTAIGLCTFTSGGVTVNVQDLTPSCAGALFGFMNMCGAFMGLVVVSLSGYLIEVTQSWVTVFSLIVLINVTGLGVFLIFGDARRVDMDGHRKMDLS from the exons ATGGGAACCTGCCTGCTCCTCTGTGCCAGGATGGTCATGCCGGTCTGTGCAGTGTCCATGGCAGCCTCTCTGAACTGGAGTAAGATCGACACTGGGCTGGTACTGGGTGGATTCTTCTGGGGTTACTGTTTGACTCAGATCCTGGGAGGACATGCCAGTGACAA AATGGGAGGAGAGCGCGTCCTGTTCATGTCTGCAACCTCGTGGGCTCTCATCACAGCCGCTACGCCTCTGCTGGGCCACATGGGCTCTCACACCACCGCTCTCATGACTTTGGCCAGATTCCTGATGGGACTCCTGCAGG GTGTTTTCTACCCCTCCTTGGCCAGCCTTTGCTCCCAGCGTgtagtggagggagagagagggcttTTAATGAGCACCATGAACGCCGGAGGCAATCTCGG aaTGTTGTTAGCGGGCGCGTTGGCATCCCTGTTGCTGGACCGGTATGGCTGGGAAAGCGTGTTCTACGCTTCTGGTTTCCTGTCTGGCCTCTGGGCATTCATTGTTTGGAGGTGTTTCTTAAAAG GTGAAGTCGCCCCCAAACCGATACAGCTGAGTAGAGAATCTCAACATGTGTCACTGATGCGTGCTCTGAGGTTTCTGACGGTGCCATCTGTCTG gGCCATggtgtttgctcacatgtgcaTCTCCAGCACTTCCTACACTTTATTGTCATGGCTGCCAACATACTTTGAGGAATCGTTTCCACATGCCAAG GGATGGGTGTATAACATAGTTCCATGGTTTACTGCAGTCCCATCAGGAATTGGTGGAGGATGTCTTTCAGATCATCTCATTAACCAAG GATATCGTGTATCATATGTGAGAAAGTTTATGCAG TTCCTTGCCATGGGTGCATCGAGCGTGtttattctgctgctgtctggagCTGTCACATTTCCCTCAAGTTTGATTTTCGTCTGCACTGCGATTGGTCTGTGCACCTTCACCAGCGG tggcGTGACTGTGAATGTCCAGGATCTGACCCCATCATGTGCTGGTGCCCTCTTCG GTTTTATGAACATGTGTGGTGCTTTTATGG GACTGGTGGTGGTCTCCTTGTCGGGTTACCTGATTGAGGTCACGCAGTCGTGGGTCACCGTGTTCTCACTCATCGTTTTAATAAATGTCACAGGCCTCGGGGTTTTCCTCATCTTCGGAGATGCTCGTCGCGTTGACATGGACGGACACAGAAAGATGGACTTGTCTTGA